The Camelus dromedarius isolate mCamDro1 chromosome 8, mCamDro1.pat, whole genome shotgun sequence genome includes a window with the following:
- the C8H10orf120 gene encoding uncharacterized protein C10orf120 homolog, whose product MIREWENGCQKTGKQRAGDSRAQGRMTTEGKSNKDGTPVKVFSISHSLQDKGSLCCQGDPCPASPLGIWTKFYKSDPRIALGKYSPLEKEIIRLGGVHTVAARRFLTYKQEAEQKMLKELHLLSSDYKRAMEYKNQRSSPCATCGPLEKIWTAKVIVPVEELKIPRRERLNISKHIERMQLARALRSKQFLPYVKSFRGSSPLSGGGLGPTARDRAGEDEDDEDADDYGDAHQEKRDEEEGKTARQEIKMNVIFKSEERKKSVTYHPNDLKPFLPPTKKERSIAGLTNRNLLRLAEFPGDLMLMNQDFLSRGAHPCDVPKANCLEEESAWEAWLHSLSPYEDLVSRGPSRFAASAFTGRASPFLASLLLPSSSVQPGDRHHPHH is encoded by the exons ATGATCAGAGAATGGGAGAATGGCTGTCAGAAGACTGGAAAACAGAGGGCTGGAGATTCAAGAGCCCAAGGAAGGATGACCACAGAGGGGAAGTCAAATAAGGACGGAACACCAGTCAAAGTATTCAGTATAAGCCATTCCCTTCAGGATAAAGGCTCCCTGTGCTGCCAAGGGGATCCATGTCCTGCTTCACCACTGGG GATATGGACCAAATTCTACAAATCAGACCCACGCATTGCCCTCGGGAAATACTCCCCTTTGGAAAAAGAGATCATA CGTCTGGGCGGTGTTCACACTGTAGCAGCCAGAAGGTTTCTGACTTACAAGCAAGAGGCAGAACAGAAAATGCTCAAGGAACTGCACTTGCTGTCTTCAGACTACAAACGGGCGATGGAATATAAAAATCAACGTTCCTCTCCTTGTGCCACCTGCGGGCCCCTAGAAAAAATTTGGACGGCAAAGGTGATAGTGCCTGTGGAGGAGCTCAAAATCCCACGGCGAGAGAGGCTGAACATCAGCAAGCACATAGAACGAATGCAGCTGGCTCGAGCCCTGAGAAGTAAGCAGTTTTTACCCTACGTCAAAAGCTTTAGGGGCTCTTCGCCTCTGTCTGGAGGGGGCCTGGGCCCCACGGCAAGGGACAGGGCTGGGGAAGATGAGGATGATGAGGACGCTGATGACTATGGTGATGCCCATCAAGAAAAGAGAGACGAAGAGGAGGGCAAAACCGcaagacaggaaataaaaatgaatgtgatTTTCAAGTCAGAAGAACGAAAAAAAAGTGTAACATACCATCCAAATGATCTAAAGCCCTTCCTCCCCCCCACAAAGAAAGAGCGATCCATCGCTGGCTTAACGAACAGAAATCTTTTGCGCCTAGCCGAGTTCCCTGGAGACCTGATGCTCATGAATCAGGATTTTCTATCGCGGGGAGCCCACCCCTGTGATGTGCCGAAGGCCAACTGCCTTGAAGAAGAGAGTGCCTGGGAAGC GTGGCTTCACTCCTTGTCGCCTTATGAGGACCTGGTCTCCAGGGGGCCCTCAAG GTTTGCAGCTTCTGCCTTCACAGGCAGAGCCAGCCCATTCCTGGCCTCACTTCTGCTGCCTTCCTCGTCCGTGCAGCCAGGCGACCGACACCATCCCCATCACTGA